TGGAGGGGCCTCCAGCCCCCTTACCCTGCCACTCTCCGGGTCTCTGTACCCCAGGACCTCACTCTCCACTATCACGTACTCCAGCTCACTGCTATAGTCCGAGAGGAGTCCCGAGCTGCTGGCGAGGAGACCCGTCCTTCCCAGATCCACTTCCTCATTCATGGTCTGGATTTCCCTAACCCTTAAGAAGACGGGAACTCCCTTCCAAGGATGGTCGACCACGTAAAAATCCCCCATTCCAACTCTGGCCCCCTTCAGGACCACGAACATGATCCTTCTGGGGGTGGAGCGAGAGATCACGTGGCCGACCACATCGTTCAATCGCTCTCACCCCTCTGAAGGGAGAACATCGCCACCCTATCCGGGTCCCTGCAGCCCATCTCCGAGAGCATCATCCTGTAGATGAGGGAGGCCTGCCTATCGGTCAGTTTGGAGAGCCTATCCACAGCTATCAACGGGATGGGGAGGCCCGTAACAGGTTCGGAAACACTATAGAGGATGTTGGCCAACCATTCAGAGTCGTCGAGCGCGTACTCCGGAAGATCCATCCTCGTGGGTTTGGAACCTCTCCTGAGGAACACGGACCAAGGCCTGTAGGGCCTCGTGTCGTCCAGCCAAGTGAGGACATCCTCCCACCTGGGGTTTATGGGAATCGGCCCCAAGGCCTCGCCTTCTTTGAGCAGGCTGGAAGCGAGCATTGAGTCGGAATAGCCGCTTAACCCGAGCCATCCAGAGATGTACGAGCTCCTGATCCTCTTGACTATCCCTACCACGATCCTCTCCATGGATCTGGCTGTCCTCAAGAGCTCCCCAAGAGAGCGGAGGGTCGCATCGTAGACCTCGTAGTAGGCCCTGGTGTGGGCTCTTCCCCTAGGCCCGTAGTAATTCCTGGGGAGGAAGAGGGGACCGTCCAAGATGAGGACATCTGACCTCTCCAAGAGGGTTATGCCCAGCCTATACATGAGATAGTAGCCCAGAAGGGAGGAGAACTTGGAGCCCTCCTCGTCATCGAAGTAGGACTTGGGGGGCTTCACCGTAGCCACCACCGGATCGCCGTCCTTCATCGTCCCGATAAACACCGCACCTACTGCCACACTCACCGGCTGGTAACCTAGGATCAGGTCCTTCCCATTAGCTCCAGCGTCCACAGCGGCTATCCTCACTGAGGAGGCATCTTCCCCCCTTAGCTCGAAGATGGGGAGCACATCCCTAAGCTTTGGAGCGAGTTCATCTACCCTCTTGATGATGTTGGAGAGGTTCTCGGCGAGATCTGATGCTATACTTCTCAGAAGTTCGTGGTACCTCCCATAGGGTCCAATCACCGGATCGAGCCCCTCGCCAGCTAGCCTGTATCTCCTGCCCGATCGGTTTGACATGGCGCTATCAATGTGATGCATAAGTTTTCCTTTATAACCATTAAGTGGTACTATTACAGTAATTTCGCATTGGGTAAGAATAAATTTTGTATTCAAAACCGCCCTACACATATAAGAAATGGGTTTTCTTATTAAAGCCATTTGCTGAAATCATAAAGGTTATAAGTTATCAAAATTTATTTTGATGATTCCGATGGAGGTGGGGGGCAGGAGCTCCGGACTTGAAAGGCTGGAGAAGGTCCTGAGCAGGAGCGCTGAGAAGGCTATCGATCTTTCCGATTCCTTTTACCTCTTGGTCGCCCCTACCTCCACAGATTTCAGGATGTTCGAGAGGCTCGTAGCCGATGACCTCAGGATGATCAGGTTCGCCTTCCTGATCAGGGATGGGCTGATAGGAGAGGGTTACGAGGAGTTCCGGAATAAGCTAGAGCTGATAAATTCCACCGAAAGCGTCGTGGAAGAGGAACTTCCCTCACTGGATCAGCTCACTGTGATATCCTCAATGGTGGGGCTGGCCAAAAGGATCAGGAAGATCAACTCCTCAGGAGGTCAGAGGAAGCTGAGGATCTTGGTCGTATGCTCCGGATTCCTCAAGATCCCTCTCTTTCACCTGGCTCTCTATCTAAACGCCAGGGCCATAGAGCTGGACGAGGCCGGGTACAGGGAACTGATAGCCTACCCAACCTGGAAGCTGAACGAGGTCTCCCTCGCCATACTTTACGCGGTCAGCAGGCTCGAACAGGCTGGCGTGCTCGCATCCCCCCAAACCCTAATAAAGTATGTGAAGATCAGGAACAAGATGAGGAAGAGGGGAGATAAGGGGGTAGAGGACGAGAGGTCAAAGATCGTAAGTTTGGATTACTACATCAAGCGTTACTTCGAGGATAGCGAACTCTTGGTGAAGGAGAAGGTGCCTGACACGAAGAGGGGGGTTTACTACAGGCTCACACCTCTGGGCAGGAAGGTCGCTCAACTGGTAGAGGCGCACATGCTTTCCATGGACGAGGAGCTCTCCAAGTACGTTGATCTGGAGGCGCTGGACCGCTTAACCGCTCGTTGAAGGGGATAGTCCTTGGCGTCGGAGATAGTTCAGCTGGCTTTGTTGGGAGTCCTCGCCATTATCTGCCCACTCATAGCCAGAAAAACGGGAGTCCCCTGCGTCGTCGTGGAGATAGCCATGGGGATCGTGATAGGGCGGTCCTTCCTGAACTTAGTGCAGCCAGATCTCCCTTGGTTCTCGTTCCTCTTCGATTTTGGCCTTATATATCTGCTGTTCCTGGCCGGGCTTGAGGTGGAGCTCGAGTTCCTCAAGGAGAACTTCTTCACCTCGCTCTTAGTGGGCACTGCCGCTACCTTGGTGCCCTTCCTGATGGGGTACGCCCTAGGAAAGGCGATCGGAGTGAATCCCTGGCTTATAGGCGTAGTTTCCTCTACCACCTCCGTGGGCGTAGTCCTCCCGACGGTGCTTGAGATGAGGCATCTGCTGGAGGTAGGAGGACACAGCAACCCCTCCTTCTCCGATCTGCTGCTCGGGGCGACCGCTGTCTCGGACATGCTGAGCATGTTCCTACTCGCCTTCTTCGTGGAGGGCTCGAATCTCTCCATGGACACCATCTGGGTCCTCTTACTCCTCTTCCTAGTCCTTTATCCTTCCTACAAGCTGATAAAGGCGTACTCCAGGCTGACTGAGAAAGTTCAGACCCTAGAGAGGAGGTACCACTTCTCCACGAGGCTCAGCATGGTCCTCATGATAATATTTGCTGCCATGGCCGAGGCCTCTGGGGTTCACGGGGTGATAGGTGCCTTCTTCGCTGGCGTCTTGGTATCGGAGCTCATATACTCCAGTGAGTACCTACTCAGGAACCTAGCTTCCTTCGGATATGCTCTCTTCCTCCCAGCGTTCTTCCTCCTGACGGGGGTGAAGGTAAACGTGGTTGACGCGATCCTGAAGACGAATCTATGGCTCCTTCCCGGACTCATAATCTTGAGCCTGCTGGGAAAGGTTCTGGGTGTTACCGTATCTGCGAGGAACGTCCTTGGGATCAAGAGATCCGTGGTAATGGGTACAATAATGTGGGCCAAACTGAGCCTCGTCATAGCAGCTGCTGAAACAGGATTGAGGCTGGGAACAATAGATGACGTCCTTTACTCTTCTCTGGTACTTTACTCTCTCGTCACTGCCTTTGGAGCTCCCTTCTTGGCCAAGTTCCTAGTGAACAGGTGGGCCACGGGCAGCGAGCCAGAGTAGGATGTTAATCCTTTTAATAATGGGCTTCCGTTCGAGCCGAGCATGGGCGGTCGGGTGGGGGAGTGCGGAGGGAGAGGCGGGAGGAGAGGGTAGCACTAAAGAGGGACATAGGCTGGTTCGGCTCCTTCTCCATGGGTTACGCCGATGTCGGGGCCGATATATACGTCGCGCTTGGACTCGTGGCCCTCTACGCAGCTGGTGGCTCGCCCCTTGCATTCGCGCTGGCGGCGATCCTTTACGTTGCGACGGGCCTCAGCTACGCCGAGCTGGCCTCCACTTACCCCTACGCTGGAGGTGTTCAGATCTACTCCATGAAGGCCTTCAACGACCTCGCCGGCTTCGTGGCCGGGTGGATGATGCTCCTAGCCTACACCGTGGATATAACCCTTTTCGCCATGGCTTCAGCGGGGTATCTGAGCTACTTCATCCCCTCGATAGGTGAATTTACGCAGGTGGGCCCCTTCCACGTCGGAAACCTCGTCATCACCACTCTCACGATGATCTCCTTCCTCATTATCGTGAATATAATAGGGGTCAAGGAGTCGTCTACCCTTAACGAGATGATGGTCGTACCCAGCCTACTAGTTCAATCAGCCATCCTCCTTTTGGGTTTCCTCTTCAACTTCTCCCTCCCCCTTTTCCTCTCTCAGATCACCCAGATAGGCTCCCCCCACCCTCTCGACGTCTCTTACATACCCTTCATGGATCTGAGGAGCCAGAACTTCATCTACGGGGTAACGCTGGCGATGAGCTCGTACGTGGGCATAGCCTCCATCGCACAGGCTGCTGAGGAGACGAAGAGGCCCTACAGGTGGATCCCCTTGGCGACCAAGCTCTCGGTCCTGATGGTCCTCGTGTACGCCTTAGGCCTCT
This genomic stretch from Thermoproteota archaeon harbors:
- a CDS encoding DNA double-strand break repair nuclease NurA encodes the protein MSNRSGRRYRLAGEGLDPVIGPYGRYHELLRSIASDLAENLSNIIKRVDELAPKLRDVLPIFELRGEDASSVRIAAVDAGANGKDLILGYQPVSVAVGAVFIGTMKDGDPVVATVKPPKSYFDDEEGSKFSSLLGYYLMYRLGITLLERSDVLILDGPLFLPRNYYGPRGRAHTRAYYEVYDATLRSLGELLRTARSMERIVVGIVKRIRSSYISGWLGLSGYSDSMLASSLLKEGEALGPIPINPRWEDVLTWLDDTRPYRPWSVFLRRGSKPTRMDLPEYALDDSEWLANILYSVSEPVTGLPIPLIAVDRLSKLTDRQASLIYRMMLSEMGCRDPDRVAMFSLQRGESD
- a CDS encoding cation:proton antiporter; translation: MASEIVQLALLGVLAIICPLIARKTGVPCVVVEIAMGIVIGRSFLNLVQPDLPWFSFLFDFGLIYLLFLAGLEVELEFLKENFFTSLLVGTAATLVPFLMGYALGKAIGVNPWLIGVVSSTTSVGVVLPTVLEMRHLLEVGGHSNPSFSDLLLGATAVSDMLSMFLLAFFVEGSNLSMDTIWVLLLLFLVLYPSYKLIKAYSRLTEKVQTLERRYHFSTRLSMVLMIIFAAMAEASGVHGVIGAFFAGVLVSELIYSSEYLLRNLASFGYALFLPAFFLLTGVKVNVVDAILKTNLWLLPGLIILSLLGKVLGVTVSARNVLGIKRSVVMGTIMWAKLSLVIAAAETGLRLGTIDDVLYSSLVLYSLVTAFGAPFLAKFLVNRWATGSEPE